The Capsicum annuum cultivar UCD-10X-F1 chromosome 3, UCD10Xv1.1, whole genome shotgun sequence genomic sequence CACTGTTAGAAACATTGGTTTGGCAGAGGGCTAGTTAGTATGGTATGCTACCGAATTTTGGTGAGTGATGCTGGATAATCTAGGCTtgaaaaaagatgtaaaataatGAGAATAGAGTATGCATAAAAAGGCAAAGGACAGTAGCCAGTTATATTGCTACGACCATCCTTGTGCAGTGTTGAGGCATCATGGTAATGAGGATGTTTTTTGCGCTGAATTTTCTGGTTCATGTTTGTTAATCTTACTAGACTTGAAAGTTGTGGAAACTAGTTTGTGATTGAGGTAAGAGTTTGATTGATTGATTCATCTGGTTACCTGATGATGATCATAGTGATGGTGCATATAATTTTAGAGTTCTCTTACATGATTCAATCTTTTCTGAATTGGTGATTCCATGGTAAccaattattttccaaattcagttgACGAAGCTGGATTTTGGTATCATTACATGTATTTCTTACTGTAAATCTTGGTCTCTTGGTAACCGTTAACCTTCAGTTATGCTTGAGAACGCATCTTTGGAGAGGGTTTATTCAGCAAGATTAGCAGGTAGCGCCTTGTTAATGAGTTAATCAAAACAATAAGGGGGTTTTCTATCTGGTGTCTCTGTTTGGGTTGCATCAAAAGTGAACAGTATGCCTGATAGAATCAGCCATTAGGTAGGTATTCTGAATTCAGCTCTCCCGGTCGAAGGAGAAAGGCTTCAGTAAACAGTTTGGCCCGACCGGAGAATGGAGAACCAGCAGTGAATATAGGCAGGGGCAGATCCAGGGTAGCATGTGGGGGTTCCCGGGAACCAGTAACTTCTGCCCTGAACTCTATATTCATATTTAGAATctgttaaatatataacaaatattAATTGGGAACCCACAACTTCTTGATAACGTGCTTTTTTGTGCTTGACGGCAGTGGCGGAGCCATGATTTTCGCTAAGGGGTTTATAAGTGAATATAAaaactaatcgaagggggttcaacatctaatatatatatacataaaaaataattttaaccatgtatatataacataatttttccGCCGAAGGGGCCCCGACTATAGTGTAGATCCGCCACTGCTTGACGGGGGTTCGAATCacttggagtattttttttaaaatttctctcTGCTTCAAGGGGTGCTTACGCAGTGCAGTTGCAGTTCCCTCCCACCATATATTATAAAGAAATCAGAAACTTGGCTACAAATCGTTTTAAGTACAAGTATTCAACTGAATCGGTCGGTACACCTTTATTAGGAACCCACAAGCTTCTAGCAATAGGCACTCTTCCTCTATTTCCTCCAATCCACACAAGCTTCTTTCTACTAAACATAAACAATAATAGCTACTTATTATATAGCATAAATTTTGGCACAGAACATACAATAGGATGCACTCTATAGAAAAGAGTGGAACATCTAATGAGAGCTACGTAAGCATCATTTTATATCATGTTGAAAAACACCATATAGAAACTCAACATTCAAGGACCAAGGTATGTCCAAAGGTACGGTAGTTGATTAAAAAAGAAACTTCTTTTTTATTATTCAATATTTCAGATTAGGCAAGTGTTCAGTGTACTGAAGTAGAAgattgaaaaaataatgaaagaacaCACGTCTTAttcaattaataattaattattaagttTATGTGGCATAGTTTGTATTTCAAGAACTAAGCAGTTTAATTTTGATCATAAATTTAGACATGaaatctttaaaataataaaacttatatatttgaaaaccacctaacaaaaaaatatttattcaaatctcaaaattcaaatgGTGATACATAAATTGCGTCAGAAGAAGAAGTAATAAATGCTTTAGAATTGAGCATTTCCCGGGTAATTGAAATCAAAAGGAACAATGGAAGCACAATAATCAATAGCCTGATTCATAGTTGAAGTAGAGGGCACTGAAGAAGAACCCTTTATCATTCTCAATACATCAACTCTCATATTCactctcttcttcaattcttccaATGCATCCACAAATTTATCAAGTTCCTCAATCCCCATATTATCAATCGATTCATTCCACCAGAATCCATTATTATTACCATTCACCATCTTTGATTCATCAATAAtctccttattcttcttctccgCATCCAATTCTCTACAGATTTGAGAATAGTATTCATTGTTCTGTTGCACAAAGTTGAACCGATGATTGTTCACAGAAGATGATTTTCCAGTGAGGCACCGGTCGATAACAACATCAACGCTGGGGTGACCGAATGTGAATAAGCATTGTTGTTTCAGAGATTGAACTATGATAGCAATCTCTGCACCACATAAAATGCAAAGTTCACTAGCTTTCTTGAAAACACCCAAACGGCGTTTGGAAAAGGTAACGTGCCTACTGTTTTGGTTTGCTATTGGCTTGATCACTATTTTCCTACGTCCTTGTGTTTTCTTAATGGTAACGGCGCTGGAATCGACGGTGTCAGTGTTGTTAGCATTCATGGTAAGagaaaaaagattaaatattatAGCTTGGTGAATTAGGGACTTGTTGATTTATAATATATAGAGAGTATATCACGTATTTATGACGTGCGTTTCCTAAATAGGAAAGGAAAGATTTATGGTACGTAAACTTCCTATAATTTTGGTAACTAATTAGAAAATTAGAATCTCCAatagaaaatagaataaaaaaatatattacagtATTTATTATATACTCGTGTGGCAAGCATCGGATTTACACGTATTTCGTTTTGAGATAAGCCAGCTTCAAATTTGAATGTAGAATTATACTTTCTGGTTACACCCACAAACACTATACTTTTTAAATGGTTCAATTTGCCGTTCAGATATTGGAGTTAATAATCCGCACAATTAAAGAAATGTTAAAATCTAGTTCGCCAACTTCTGTTTAAGCAGGTCAATGAAGAAATCATAAAACAAACGTTTTAGGAAGGGAAAATAAATTACTCGATACCCATACTATCTGAACTTAAACAATGTACTCACTCACTTGAAAACTCGAGATTTGCACCTTACATTGTTTGCATACAAATACTATGCAGTGCATATGTATTCGTGTAAACAGTTTCTCGCCATGAATGAATTTATTAGATAATTCGAGACTTTAGCTAGTAGTGGAAAACATATAACATCTATATATTATGTTTCTGTGGACCATTATTCTCATACATCATGTTCTAAAGCTGTTCTCTCCAATGGCTGTGTCTGGTTATGCACGTCTTAGAAGATAGTTGAAGCAATAAGCTCTTGAACAAACGTAGCTCTATGCATTTTCTGTTCATACTCTTCTTCCAGGGCTGGATCACTTATTGGGAGTTTGCTCCTGCAGAAGAGGAAAATAGAGTTCTGTCATCC encodes the following:
- the LOC107864880 gene encoding agamous-like MADS-box protein AGL62, whose amino-acid sequence is MNANNTDTVDSSAVTIKKTQGRRKIVIKPIANQNSRHVTFSKRRLGVFKKASELCILCGAEIAIIVQSLKQQCLFTFGHPSVDVVIDRCLTGKSSSVNNHRFNFVQQNNEYYSQICRELDAEKKNKEIIDESKMVNGNNNGFWWNESIDNMGIEELDKFVDALEELKKRVNMRVDVLRMIKGSSSVPSTSTMNQAIDYCASIVPFDFNYPGNAQF